The Clostridioides difficile genome has a segment encoding these proteins:
- the mutL gene encoding DNA mismatch repair endonuclease MutL: MKNIINILDDLTINKIAAGEVVERPASVVKELIENSIDAGANKISIDIIDGGKTLIKITDNGIGIPSSEVEKSFLRHATSKIKKIDDLYDLYSLGFRGEALASISAISKLEMTTKTKDEMIGTKIFVEGGKIVSKEPIGSTNGTTIIIKEIFFNTPARQKFLKSTHAETINISDLINKLAIGNPNVQFKYINNNKQMLNTPGDGKLINTIRSIYGKEITENLINIEFKCNHFKIDGYIGNNNIYRSNKNLQHIYINKRFVKSKIIIDAITESYKSIIPIGKHAVCFLNIEVDPACIDVNIHPNKLEVKFEKEQEVYIELRDFLKVKLIHSNLIGKYATYNDKKTQPRIAINNREKSIDCEFKNNNFIEANSKNNTTTKEKNEFIEVVSLSSEKPIDEFPSVSEVLNASIENELKNTSYLGEEVVSDNIQEEFQVDRPKQIDSFKNEDSNYLEKSIKDSEEEYLTNSKLKFSLYGYSVIGVVFNTYIILSKDDSMYLLDQHAAHERVLYERYMDKFYRQDINMQILLDPVILEVSNVDMLQIENNLELFMKFGFELEVFGNNHVMIRCVPTIFGIPETEKFILQIIDNIDEITSNYDLKGERFASMACRSAIKANDKIYDIEIKSLLEQLENCENPFTCPHGRPIMVEISKTEIEKMFKRIM, translated from the coding sequence ATGAAAAATATAATTAACATCCTAGATGATTTGACTATAAATAAAATAGCAGCAGGAGAAGTAGTAGAAAGGCCAGCTTCTGTAGTAAAAGAACTAATTGAGAATTCTATTGATGCAGGTGCAAATAAGATTTCTATAGATATCATTGATGGAGGAAAAACTTTAATTAAAATCACAGATAATGGAATAGGGATACCTTCAAGTGAAGTTGAAAAATCATTTTTAAGACATGCTACTAGTAAAATTAAAAAAATTGATGATTTATATGATTTGTACTCTCTTGGATTTAGAGGAGAAGCATTGGCATCTATTTCAGCTATATCAAAATTAGAAATGACTACTAAAACCAAGGATGAAATGATTGGAACGAAAATATTTGTAGAAGGTGGAAAAATAGTCTCAAAGGAGCCAATTGGTTCTACTAATGGAACAACAATCATCATAAAAGAGATTTTCTTTAATACACCAGCAAGACAGAAGTTTTTGAAATCTACTCATGCAGAAACTATAAATATAAGTGATTTGATAAATAAGCTTGCAATAGGAAATCCTAATGTCCAATTTAAATATATAAATAATAATAAACAAATGTTAAATACTCCAGGTGATGGAAAGCTTATAAACACTATTAGAAGTATATATGGAAAAGAAATAACAGAAAATCTAATAAATATAGAATTTAAATGCAATCACTTTAAAATTGATGGATATATAGGAAATAATAACATCTATCGTTCTAATAAAAATTTGCAACATATCTATATAAATAAAAGGTTTGTAAAAAGTAAAATAATTATAGATGCAATAACTGAAAGTTATAAATCTATAATTCCAATAGGTAAACATGCTGTTTGTTTCTTAAATATAGAAGTAGACCCAGCATGTATTGATGTAAACATACATCCTAACAAGCTGGAAGTTAAATTTGAAAAAGAGCAAGAAGTGTATATAGAACTAAGAGATTTTTTAAAGGTAAAATTAATACATTCTAACCTTATTGGAAAGTATGCTACGTATAATGATAAGAAAACACAGCCTCGAATTGCTATTAATAATAGAGAAAAAAGTATAGATTGTGAATTTAAAAATAATAATTTCATTGAAGCTAATTCAAAAAATAATACTACAACTAAAGAGAAAAATGAATTTATTGAAGTTGTAAGTTTATCAAGTGAAAAACCAATAGATGAATTTCCTTCTGTAAGTGAAGTTTTAAATGCAAGTATAGAAAATGAATTAAAAAATACTAGCTATTTAGGAGAAGAGGTTGTAAGTGACAATATACAAGAAGAATTTCAAGTTGATAGACCTAAACAAATTGATAGCTTTAAAAATGAAGATAGTAATTATTTAGAAAAAAGTATTAAAGACAGTGAAGAGGAGTATTTAACTAATTCAAAACTAAAATTTTCTTTATATGGATATTCTGTAATTGGAGTCGTATTTAATACTTATATAATTCTAAGTAAAGATGATTCGATGTATTTGCTAGACCAACATGCTGCACATGAAAGAGTTTTGTATGAGAGATATATGGATAAGTTCTATAGACAAGATATAAATATGCAAATACTTTTAGACCCAGTAATTCTTGAAGTATCAAATGTAGACATGCTTCAAATTGAAAATAATTTAGAGTTATTTATGAAATTTGGTTTTGAATTAGAAGTTTTTGGTAACAATCATGTAATGATAAGGTGTGTTCCAACTATATTTGGAATTCCAGAAACTGAAAAGTTTATACTTCAAATAATTGATAATATAGATGAGATTACAAGTAATTATGATTTAAAAGGTGAGAGATTTGCATCTATGGCATGTAGGTCTGCGATAAAAGCAAATGATAAAATATACGATATTGAGATAAAAAGTTTATTGGAGCAATTAGAAAATTGTGAAAATCCATTTACATGTCCTCATGGCAGACCTATAATGGTTGAAATCTCTAAGACCGAAATAGAAAAAATGTTTAAAAGAATTATGTAA
- the miaA gene encoding tRNA (adenosine(37)-N6)-dimethylallyltransferase MiaA, whose translation MKKIPLIILTGPTAVGKTDLSIKLAKDMDAEIISADSMQIYKYMDIGSAKVTSEEMQGVKHYLIDEVKPDYPFSVSEFQQRAKKYISEINQKGKSVLVTGGTGLYLNSLIYNMDFAKSDANNELREELQKQLLENGIDYMHDRLKSLDEEAANRIHKNNTKRVIRALEVCLSGKKMNDFSSDLKFNDDYQPIIIVLNRDREHLYERINMRVDIMLESGLVEEVKKLLNMGFKKDMISMQGIGYKEILKYLDGEYTYEEAIEIIKRDSRRYAKRQITWFKRYETAKWFDLDKYEDIDLLKNEIIIYIKNSII comes from the coding sequence ATGAAAAAAATACCACTTATAATACTTACAGGTCCAACTGCTGTTGGAAAGACTGATTTGTCAATAAAATTAGCAAAAGATATGGATGCAGAGATAATTTCAGCAGATTCTATGCAAATATATAAATATATGGATATTGGAAGTGCAAAAGTTACTTCTGAGGAAATGCAAGGAGTAAAGCATTATCTTATAGATGAAGTCAAACCTGACTATCCATTTTCTGTTTCAGAATTTCAACAAAGAGCAAAAAAATATATATCTGAAATAAATCAAAAGGGAAAAAGTGTTTTAGTAACTGGAGGAACAGGTCTTTATTTAAACTCTTTAATATACAATATGGATTTTGCAAAATCTGATGCCAACAATGAATTAAGAGAAGAACTTCAAAAACAACTTCTTGAGAATGGAATAGATTACATGCATGATAGATTAAAATCACTTGATGAAGAAGCTGCTAATAGAATTCATAAAAACAATACAAAGAGAGTTATAAGAGCACTTGAAGTTTGTCTAAGTGGTAAGAAAATGAATGACTTTTCAAGTGATTTAAAATTTAATGACGATTATCAACCTATAATAATAGTTTTGAATAGAGATAGAGAGCATTTGTATGAAAGAATAAATATGAGAGTTGATATCATGCTAGAGAGTGGTTTGGTTGAAGAAGTTAAAAAACTCCTAAATATGGGATTTAAAAAAGATATGATATCAATGCAAGGTATAGGATACAAAGAGATATTGAAGTATTTAGATGGAGAATATACATATGAAGAAGCCATTGAAATAATCAAAAGGGATTCTAGAAGATATGCAAAACGTCAGATAACTTGGTTTAAAAGATATGAAACAGCAAAATGGTTTGATTTGGATAAATATGAAGATATAGATTTATTAAAAAATGAAATAATTATATATATCAAAAATTCTATAATATAA
- the hfq gene encoding RNA chaperone Hfq, producing the protein MKNTVLNLQDLFLNNARKERIPVTIYLVNGVQVKGLVKGFDSYIILIEGDNRQQNMIYKHAVSTIQPGKYINLTNQNQNNNNNNNNNR; encoded by the coding sequence ATGAAAAATACAGTTTTAAATTTACAAGATTTGTTTTTAAATAATGCTAGGAAAGAAAGGATACCTGTTACTATATATTTAGTCAATGGAGTACAAGTTAAAGGGCTTGTAAAAGGATTTGACAGTTATATAATATTGATAGAAGGGGACAATAGACAACAAAACATGATTTATAAACATGCTGTTTCGACTATACAACCTGGTAAATATATTAATTTAACTAATCAAAATCAAAATAATAACAACAATAACAATAACAATAGATAA
- a CDS encoding methionine gamma-lyase family protein gives MLNETKELLKDYYGIDDDTFKLSQEIMEDIKYKFEEIKEIREYNQYKVLKAMQESKLSDMHFNWTTGYGYNDIGREKIEEIYSKVFNTEDALVRPIIVNGTHALTLCIQGIVRPGDEILSVTGRPYDTLEGVIGIREEKGSLKEYGVTYDDVDFLEDGNLDLEGIKRKINDKTKLVMIQRSKGYSWRKSLSISDIKEAVDVIKSVKPEVIVMVDNCYGEFLDTKEPTDVGVDVMAGSLIKNPGGGLALTGGYIAGRKDLIELISYRMTSPGIGKECGLTFGTTRNVLQGFFLAPYVVSQAVMGAIFCSRAFEKLGYDVLPKYDDLRSDIIQCIRLNNADEVINFCQGIQEAAPVDSYVKPVPWDMPGYESEVIMAAGAFIQGSSIELSADAPIRPPYNVYFQGGLTFDHSKMGTLKAIEFIKKLKK, from the coding sequence ATGCTTAATGAGACAAAAGAACTATTGAAAGATTACTATGGAATAGATGATGATACTTTTAAACTATCACAAGAAATAATGGAAGATATAAAATATAAGTTTGAAGAAATAAAAGAAATAAGAGAATATAATCAATATAAAGTTTTAAAGGCTATGCAAGAATCTAAATTAAGTGATATGCATTTTAATTGGACTACAGGATATGGATATAATGATATTGGACGTGAAAAAATAGAGGAAATTTATTCGAAAGTTTTTAATACAGAGGATGCTCTTGTAAGACCAATAATTGTAAATGGAACACATGCACTCACTTTATGCATACAAGGAATAGTCAGACCAGGAGATGAAATTCTATCTGTTACTGGAAGACCATATGATACTTTAGAGGGTGTTATAGGTATAAGAGAAGAAAAAGGTTCTTTAAAAGAATATGGTGTTACATATGATGATGTAGATTTTTTAGAAGATGGAAATTTAGATTTAGAAGGAATTAAAAGAAAAATAAATGATAAAACTAAACTTGTTATGATACAGAGGTCAAAAGGATACTCTTGGAGAAAATCACTTTCAATTAGTGATATAAAAGAAGCTGTTGATGTAATAAAGTCTGTTAAACCAGAAGTTATAGTAATGGTTGATAACTGCTATGGTGAGTTTCTAGACACTAAAGAACCAACTGATGTTGGAGTAGATGTTATGGCTGGTTCTCTAATAAAAAATCCTGGAGGAGGGCTTGCATTAACAGGTGGATATATAGCTGGTAGAAAAGATTTAATTGAACTTATATCATATAGAATGACTTCTCCTGGAATAGGTAAAGAATGTGGTCTTACTTTTGGAACTACTAGAAATGTTCTTCAAGGATTTTTCCTAGCACCATATGTAGTGTCTCAAGCTGTAATGGGTGCTATATTTTGTTCAAGAGCTTTTGAAAAACTAGGATATGATGTATTGCCAAAATATGATGATTTAAGAAGTGATATTATTCAGTGTATTAGACTTAATAATGCTGATGAAGTCATAAATTTTTGTCAAGGAATACAAGAAGCTGCTCCTGTTGATTCTTATGTTAAACCTGTACCTTGGGATATGCCTGGATATGAAAGTGAAGTTATAATGGCAGCAGGAGCATTTATACAAGGTTCTTCTATAGAATTAAGTGCAGATGCACCAATAAGACCTCCTTATAATGTTTATTTCCAGGGTGGGCTTACATTTGACCATTCTAAAATGGGTACTTTAAAAGCAATTGAATTTATAAAAAAACTAAAAAAGTAA
- a CDS encoding M20 family metallopeptidase, producing the protein MKEQIKEKVSSLQDEMISSIQESVKIPSVISEPTENFPFGENIDKALRGILDLCDSLGFKTVYKDGYYGYAEIGQGEKMIGILGHVDVVPEGDLESWNYPPFEGILEDGKLYGRGTQDDKGPTISAIYAVKALMDLNIDLNKRIRFIFGADEENLWRCINKYKENNEEVPDYGFTPDSRFPITNAEKGLLQVHLTCESKSDIELSVGKALNAVPGKAVYIGKYSDKLKKELDKLGFEYTVEGNKICIIGKSVHSAASDTGINAVARLCIALNKIGIDSNIIKFLAEVIGEDANGNNIVPNCKDDVSGKLTVNIGKVTIDSKKEFAGIDVRIPVTYKKDDFVKELKKITDKYNLDYKEYDFLDSIYVPEDTLLVKTLRKVYEEETGLDGTPLSSGGATYARALDNCVAFGAIFPGKPETEHQANEHLIVEDIVKAAQIYALSIYELLKI; encoded by the coding sequence ATGAAAGAACAAATTAAAGAAAAAGTAAGTTCCCTACAAGATGAAATGATTTCTTCAATACAAGAAAGTGTAAAAATACCTAGCGTTATATCTGAGCCAACTGAAAATTTCCCATTTGGGGAAAATATAGATAAGGCTTTAAGAGGTATTTTAGACCTATGTGATTCTTTAGGGTTTAAAACAGTATATAAAGATGGATATTACGGTTATGCAGAAATAGGACAAGGTGAAAAAATGATAGGTATACTTGGTCATGTTGATGTAGTTCCAGAAGGTGACTTAGAAAGCTGGAATTATCCTCCATTTGAAGGTATTTTAGAAGATGGCAAATTATATGGAAGAGGAACACAAGATGATAAAGGACCTACAATATCAGCAATTTATGCAGTAAAGGCTCTTATGGATTTAAATATAGATTTAAATAAGAGAATCAGATTCATTTTTGGAGCTGATGAAGAAAATCTTTGGAGATGTATAAATAAATACAAAGAAAATAATGAAGAAGTACCAGACTATGGATTTACTCCTGATTCTAGATTCCCAATAACAAATGCAGAAAAAGGCCTTTTACAAGTTCATTTAACATGTGAGAGTAAAAGTGATATAGAATTATCAGTTGGGAAGGCTTTAAACGCAGTTCCAGGAAAAGCAGTTTATATTGGTAAATATTCTGATAAGTTAAAAAAAGAATTAGATAAATTAGGTTTTGAATATACTGTTGAAGGCAATAAAATATGTATAATAGGAAAAAGTGTTCATTCAGCAGCAAGTGACACTGGTATAAATGCAGTAGCTAGACTTTGTATAGCTCTTAATAAGATAGGAATAGATTCTAATATAATTAAGTTTTTAGCAGAAGTTATTGGTGAAGATGCTAATGGAAACAATATAGTTCCTAATTGCAAGGATGATGTATCAGGAAAATTAACAGTAAATATAGGTAAAGTAACTATTGATAGTAAAAAAGAATTTGCTGGAATTGATGTAAGAATTCCTGTAACATATAAAAAAGATGACTTTGTAAAAGAACTAAAGAAAATAACAGATAAATATAATTTAGATTATAAAGAGTATGATTTCTTGGATTCAATTTATGTTCCAGAAGATACACTTCTTGTGAAAACATTGAGAAAAGTATATGAAGAAGAAACTGGTCTTGATGGAACACCTCTTTCATCTGGAGGAGCAACTTATGCAAGAGCTTTAGACAATTGTGTTGCTTTTGGAGCTATTTTCCCAGGAAAACCAGAAACAGAGCATCAAGCTAATGAGCATTTGATAGTAGAAGATATTGTAAAAGCTGCTCAAATATATGCTCTTTCTATTTATGAATTATTAAAGATTTAA
- a CDS encoding SIR2 family protein, with the protein MKIAIFLGAGASAAENLPIQNELFSEYFKKLKPKNYDTDMNRELYAFFKQMFNIDIKKDNLDNANFPTFEEVLGLLDLAEQRREAFRNFGLENLNNGSDSIRFLRQYLILLMAEAIHNTPRTDNKYHKLLVENLLQNDLLLDTTFISANYDIHIDNTVTGLRDKNNFPIMLDYGIEFSNFKEELNWRKPKEPLIKLYKIHGSLNWLYCPICNSLTLTPHEGGVMKLIENSSETKCLECGELTEPIIVPPTYFKNMSNIFLSNVWNETEKTLRDTDLLVFCGYSFPEADMHIKYMLKRVQTNGRKAPLKIMVFNNHSQKQRITLKKEEQRYKRFLGEDVIFTDNSFQDFSMNPLKFIKSIY; encoded by the coding sequence ATGAAAATAGCTATATTTTTAGGAGCAGGGGCTTCAGCTGCAGAAAATTTACCTATTCAAAATGAATTATTTAGTGAATACTTTAAGAAATTAAAACCTAAAAATTATGATACTGATATGAATAGAGAATTGTATGCTTTTTTTAAACAAATGTTCAATATTGATATAAAAAAGGATAATCTAGATAATGCAAATTTCCCAACATTTGAAGAAGTTTTAGGGCTTTTAGATTTAGCAGAACAAAGAAGAGAAGCATTTAGAAATTTTGGGCTTGAAAATTTAAATAATGGAAGTGATAGTATACGTTTTTTAAGACAGTATTTAATACTATTGATGGCTGAAGCAATTCATAACACACCTAGAACAGATAATAAATACCACAAACTTTTAGTTGAAAACCTTTTACAAAATGATTTACTCCTTGATACAACCTTTATTAGTGCAAATTATGATATACATATAGACAATACAGTTACTGGCTTAAGAGATAAGAACAATTTTCCAATTATGCTTGATTATGGTATAGAATTTTCTAATTTTAAGGAAGAATTAAACTGGAGAAAACCAAAAGAACCCTTAATTAAACTCTATAAGATACATGGTTCATTGAACTGGCTTTATTGTCCCATTTGCAATAGTCTAACTCTTACACCACATGAAGGTGGTGTTATGAAACTAATTGAAAATAGTTCAGAAACAAAATGTTTGGAGTGTGGAGAATTGACAGAACCAATCATAGTTCCACCAACATATTTTAAGAATATGTCAAATATATTTTTAAGTAATGTTTGGAATGAGACAGAAAAAACTTTGAGAGACACTGACCTTCTAGTATTTTGTGGGTATTCATTTCCAGAAGCTGATATGCATATAAAATACATGCTAAAAAGAGTACAAACAAATGGGAGAAAAGCTCCTCTTAAAATAATGGTGTTTAATAACCATTCACAAAAACAAAGAATTACTTTAAAGAAAGAAGAGCAAAGATATAAACGTTTTTTGGGGGAAGATGTTATATTTACTGATAATTCTTTTCAAGATTTTTCTATGAATCCATTAAAATTTATAAAAAGTATATATTAA
- a CDS encoding cyclase family protein, with the protein MKVFDLTHVIHNDMPVYAEPNRPDIKKVAIIEENGYQETLISVFSHNGTHMDSPRHMYTKGETLDKLDIDNFVGKAFVLELEKGNKKIELEYLKKYEDEIENSDFIILKSGWSEFWDKKQYYVGYPTLTEEAANYIADSNIKGVGIDMLSVDRYDTSAFEVHHILFEKGKIIIENLTNLENVPNRFLFIAAPFKYNDADGSPVRAIAIVE; encoded by the coding sequence ATGAAGGTTTTTGATTTAACTCATGTGATACACAATGATATGCCTGTATATGCAGAGCCTAATAGACCAGACATAAAAAAAGTAGCTATTATTGAAGAAAATGGTTATCAAGAAACATTAATTAGTGTATTTTCTCATAATGGAACTCATATGGACTCACCAAGACATATGTATACAAAAGGCGAAACCTTAGATAAATTGGATATAGATAATTTTGTTGGTAAAGCTTTTGTATTAGAACTTGAAAAAGGAAATAAGAAGATAGAATTAGAGTATCTAAAGAAATATGAAGATGAAATAGAAAATAGTGATTTTATAATACTTAAATCGGGTTGGTCAGAGTTTTGGGATAAAAAACAATATTATGTAGGGTATCCTACTTTAACAGAAGAGGCTGCAAATTATATAGCCGATAGTAATATAAAAGGAGTAGGAATTGATATGTTATCTGTAGATAGATATGACACATCGGCTTTTGAAGTACATCATATTTTGTTTGAAAAAGGTAAAATAATAATAGAGAATCTTACAAATTTAGAAAATGTACCGAATAGGTTTCTATTTATAGCAGCTCCATTTAAGTATAATGACGCTGATGGCTCTCCAGTAAGAGCAATAGCCATAGTAGAATAA
- a CDS encoding prolyl-tRNA synthetase associated domain-containing protein has translation MKSDVKDKMTELSDENEVNLNETKIYNILDKLNIEYDVVEHEAVYTAEQLVILNDITKGCQCKNLFLRNAKGNKYYLIVVRGDKHVDLNSLKEKIGSSRLSFASPERLYNVLKLLPGSVNPFSLVNDTEKKVELYVDEDVIKEEYLNFHPNINTKTVNISKEGFKEFLEYLKYPLQIIEV, from the coding sequence ATGAAGAGTGATGTAAAAGATAAAATGACAGAATTATCAGATGAGAATGAAGTAAACTTGAATGAAACTAAAATATACAATATCTTAGATAAATTAAATATTGAGTATGATGTAGTAGAACATGAGGCTGTATACACAGCAGAACAATTAGTAATTTTAAATGACATAACAAAAGGATGTCAGTGTAAAAATTTATTTTTAAGAAATGCTAAAGGAAACAAATACTATCTAATTGTAGTTAGAGGAGATAAACATGTTGATTTAAATTCACTTAAGGAAAAAATAGGAAGTTCTAGGTTGTCATTTGCTTCGCCTGAGAGATTATACAATGTACTTAAACTTCTTCCTGGAAGTGTAAATCCTTTTTCATTGGTAAATGATACAGAAAAAAAAGTAGAACTTTACGTAGATGAGGATGTAATTAAAGAAGAGTATTTAAATTTTCATCCAAATATAAATACTAAAACTGTAAATATATCAAAAGAAGGATTTAAAGAATTTTTGGAATATTTGAAATATCCACTACAAATCATTGAAGTTTAA
- a CDS encoding DUF554 domain-containing protein, protein MFGVIANSLAIAGGCIVGLIIKGGLPQRVSDTIMNGIALCVLYIGISGALEGKNTLVTIISIALGALIGEAIDIDKWVNKLGAFLQSRFSKGNKKDSIAEGFISSSLLFCIGAMAVVGSLESGLTGNHDTLFVKSVIDGIASVIFTASLGIGVMFSAVSVFLYEGIICLGASFLNGFLSDPVVTEMTAAGSLLIIGLGLNVLKLTNIKVANLLPAIFIPILFGVFGVI, encoded by the coding sequence ATGTTTGGAGTAATAGCAAATAGTTTAGCAATCGCAGGTGGGTGTATAGTAGGACTTATAATCAAAGGTGGCTTACCTCAAAGAGTAAGTGACACTATAATGAATGGAATTGCCTTATGTGTATTATACATAGGGATATCAGGAGCACTAGAAGGAAAAAATACACTAGTAACAATAATATCTATAGCTTTAGGAGCTTTAATAGGAGAAGCAATAGATATTGATAAATGGGTAAATAAATTAGGGGCATTTTTGCAGAGTAGATTTTCTAAAGGTAATAAAAAGGATTCTATTGCTGAAGGTTTTATATCATCTAGTTTGTTATTTTGCATAGGGGCTATGGCAGTAGTTGGTTCATTAGAAAGTGGACTTACAGGAAACCATGATACTTTATTTGTAAAATCAGTAATAGATGGGATAGCTTCTGTTATATTTACAGCTTCTTTAGGTATAGGTGTAATGTTTTCTGCTGTATCTGTATTTTTATATGAAGGTATTATATGTTTAGGTGCATCATTTTTAAATGGATTTTTAAGTGACCCTGTAGTTACAGAGATGACAGCAGCAGGAAGCTTATTAATTATAGGTCTTGGTTTAAATGTACTTAAGCTAACAAATATAAAAGTGGCAAATCTATTACCAGCTATATTTATACCGATATTATTTGGTGTGTTTGGAGTGATTTAG
- a CDS encoding kinase has protein sequence MITFDVNGAIIRFDDTKNNYNKIRKIFKLYALEISKDFERDCLSNFQNLKQISDRGLSLGEKYIEESFKKGIETIVSFGIITIDIDTFKSVYCEKYLDFKRLFNNLNKTFIIPNKNKKNNHANFLEIESTVKKMSNYLYNDCFKIHYAVIDALIENRVSEVHSYIDEESIKKSNALFNNYKDGFIGKADECKVVKQIITLNPYREDVYEFLVKEDGDFSKEIERLTEFLGYDIKEYKASLMDLYINELVECDESDAENAREKIEKYAKYIGCSDENLYIARVNAIYTFANA, from the coding sequence ATGATTACATTTGATGTAAATGGAGCTATTATCAGGTTTGATGATACAAAAAATAATTATAATAAAATAAGAAAAATTTTTAAATTGTATGCTTTAGAAATTTCTAAAGATTTTGAGAGAGATTGTTTAAGTAACTTTCAAAATCTAAAACAAATATCAGATAGAGGTCTAAGTTTAGGAGAAAAATATATAGAGGAATCTTTTAAGAAAGGAATCGAGACTATAGTGAGTTTTGGAATTATAACTATAGATATTGATACCTTTAAAAGTGTTTATTGTGAAAAATATTTAGATTTTAAAAGACTTTTTAATAACTTAAATAAGACTTTTATCATACCAAATAAGAATAAAAAAAATAATCATGCAAATTTTTTAGAAATCGAATCTACAGTAAAAAAAATGAGCAATTATTTGTATAATGATTGTTTCAAAATTCATTATGCTGTAATAGATGCTCTTATAGAAAATAGAGTCAGTGAAGTCCATTCTTATATTGATGAAGAATCTATAAAAAAATCTAATGCCTTATTTAATAATTATAAAGACGGTTTTATTGGAAAAGCAGATGAGTGTAAGGTTGTAAAACAAATAATAACGTTAAATCCATATAGAGAAGATGTATACGAATTTTTGGTAAAAGAAGATGGAGATTTTAGTAAAGAGATTGAAAGATTAACTGAGTTTTTAGGATATGATATAAAAGAATACAAGGCTTCCTTAATGGACCTTTATATAAATGAACTTGTAGAGTGCGATGAAAGTGATGCTGAAAATGCAAGAGAAAAGATAGAAAAGTATGCTAAGTATATCGGTTGTAGTGATGAAAATCTATATATAGCGAGAGTTAACGCTATATACACCTTTGCTAATGCATAA